In a single window of the uncultured Methanobrevibacter sp. genome:
- a CDS encoding GerW family sporulation protein: MSNNIKTTVEELRKLISVDNVIGTPIETDDKILIPVMKMGVGFGAGENILGGQGADLAGAGAGVEPISMVMIPKKGSDAEGVRVLDLSKGTETNKAISDLGLIITDLVKSFLQVQYGEDYYDEGEYIEPEYTTTDGQIDE, translated from the coding sequence ATGTCAAATAATATTAAAACAACCGTAGAAGAATTACGTAAATTAATAAGTGTTGATAATGTAATCGGAACACCTATTGAAACCGATGATAAAATCCTCATTCCCGTAATGAAAATGGGAGTTGGATTCGGAGCCGGTGAAAACATCTTAGGCGGACAAGGCGCAGATTTAGCTGGTGCTGGTGCTGGTGTAGAACCTATTTCAATGGTAATGATTCCTAAAAAAGGAAGCGACGCTGAAGGAGTTCGTGTACTTGACCTAAGCAAAGGAACAGAAACCAACAAGGCAATATCCGATTTAGGATTAATTATAACCGATCTTGTAAAAAGTTTCCTCCAAGTACAGTACGGTGAAGACTACTACGACGAAGGAGAATACATCGAACCTGAATACACTACAACCGATGGCCAAATAGACGAATAG
- a CDS encoding DUF2953 domain-containing protein, giving the protein MIILIIILFIIILLYIGVKIAFTYDKKGSEFKGCLKILILKKIKVYSLEFPSQDDEKTSEDEDESGEKKRDIKKLLKLAKPCLTYFKDFLKSFVKCIRVQKLQNHIIFGLDSYSDTGKYIGYIWGLLAIVNTSHKNARISAEPSFNGSVFDAKGENELEINILKLIPAALKLISKKEVRSLISGVRNG; this is encoded by the coding sequence ATGATTATTTTAATTATCATCCTTTTTATCATTATTTTACTCTATATTGGAGTTAAAATTGCTTTTACATATGATAAAAAAGGCAGTGAATTTAAAGGATGTTTAAAAATACTTATTTTAAAAAAAATCAAGGTTTACTCACTTGAATTTCCCTCACAGGATGATGAGAAAACTAGCGAAGACGAAGATGAATCTGGTGAAAAGAAAAGGGACATCAAAAAGCTTTTGAAACTGGCTAAACCCTGTCTTACTTATTTTAAAGACTTTTTAAAGTCATTTGTAAAATGCATTCGCGTTCAAAAACTTCAAAACCATATTATTTTTGGTCTTGACTCCTACAGCGACACAGGAAAATACATCGGATACATTTGGGGACTGCTTGCAATCGTAAATACATCCCATAAAAATGCAAGGATAAGTGCCGAACCGAGCTTTAACGGAAGTGTTTTTGACGCAAAAGGTGAAAACGAACTGGAAATCAATATACTGAAATTAATACCTGCAGCGCTTAAGCTGATTTCAAAAAAAGAGGTTCGCAGTTTAATAAGTGGTGTTAGAAATGGATAA
- a CDS encoding thiamine pyrophosphate-binding protein, with product MNVADKIVKILEEEEITTVFGIPGEQIMPLYKALSASSINHVLTRHEQAAAHAADGYTRSSGKIGVCIATAAPGALNFTMALATAFKDNVPILVLTGDNELQYRGSDHFQSLPQVDIFKHITKASYNPLNGTEAMYVLRAAIYELKTIPKGPIHINLSKDVLLEEDFNDFDLCYLCEDDLSKISDAQNLIDSAEKPLFILGAGAISQKENIERIAEKYRIPVTTTFHAKGIISEENNLNLGMVGIRSTPRAKYAFENADCIIALGIKASERTLPEIPENLIHVNINKDVLIGDCPIHGKVEDFLLEISFKKTEWLDKILTIPNELEIEGLDDDLSPQAAIKRILNKFDNNITVSDAGSHTTWTTLLKKSKAPRQLLFSGGMAPMGYGLPAAIGASLATDEKIILINGDGDFQMNLQELATLKDNNLDVIVFILNNSEFGIIRQWQEDFYDMQAYQIKLNNPDFVKLSSSYGIDAVRVDNLSDLEYLLESDLKGPLVVEVICRSENIPLPK from the coding sequence GTGAATGTAGCTGATAAGATTGTAAAAATTCTTGAAGAGGAGGAAATCACTACTGTTTTTGGAATTCCTGGCGAGCAGATTATGCCGCTTTACAAGGCACTTTCCGCCTCATCAATAAATCACGTCCTCACCCGCCATGAACAGGCTGCAGCTCATGCTGCAGACGGATATACCAGATCAAGTGGTAAAATCGGAGTATGCATTGCAACTGCAGCACCTGGTGCTTTAAACTTTACCATGGCACTGGCTACTGCATTTAAGGACAACGTTCCGATACTTGTTCTTACAGGTGACAATGAGCTTCAATACCGTGGTTCAGACCACTTTCAAAGCCTGCCTCAGGTAGATATCTTCAAACACATTACAAAAGCATCATACAATCCTTTAAACGGAACCGAGGCAATGTATGTTTTAAGAGCTGCAATATATGAGCTTAAAACAATTCCGAAAGGTCCGATTCATATCAATCTCTCAAAGGATGTTCTTCTCGAAGAGGATTTCAATGACTTTGATTTGTGCTATCTGTGTGAAGATGACCTCTCAAAAATAAGTGACGCGCAAAATCTTATCGATTCAGCCGAAAAACCCTTATTTATTCTCGGAGCCGGTGCAATCTCACAAAAGGAAAATATTGAAAGGATTGCAGAAAAATACCGGATTCCGGTTACAACAACATTTCACGCTAAAGGCATAATATCTGAAGAAAACAATTTAAACCTTGGAATGGTGGGGATACGCTCAACACCAAGGGCAAAATATGCATTTGAAAACGCAGACTGCATTATTGCTCTTGGAATTAAAGCCAGTGAGAGAACACTTCCAGAAATTCCTGAAAATCTCATACATGTAAACATAAACAAGGACGTTTTGATAGGGGACTGCCCGATTCACGGAAAAGTTGAAGATTTTCTTTTAGAAATCAGCTTTAAAAAGACTGAATGGCTTGATAAAATCCTCACTATTCCAAATGAATTGGAAATTGAAGGTCTGGATGATGATTTATCTCCGCAGGCTGCAATTAAAAGGATTTTAAATAAATTCGACAACAATATTACTGTTTCAGATGCGGGAAGTCACACAACCTGGACAACACTTCTTAAAAAATCAAAAGCTCCACGCCAGCTTCTATTTTCAGGAGGTATGGCGCCTATGGGTTACGGCCTGCCGGCGGCTATAGGGGCAAGTCTGGCAACAGATGAAAAGATTATCCTCATCAACGGTGACGGTGATTTTCAAATGAACCTTCAGGAACTTGCAACCCTTAAGGACAATAACCTTGATGTTATAGTATTCATATTGAACAATTCGGAGTTTGGAATCATCCGCCAATGGCAGGAAGACTTCTATGATATGCAAGCATATCAGATTAAACTCAACAATCCTGACTTTGTAAAACTTTCCTCAAGTTACGGCATTGATGCGGTGAGGGTTGATAATCTCTCTGATTTGGAGTATCTTTTAGAAAGTGACCTTAAAGGTCCATTGGTGGTTGAGGTAATATGCAGGAGTGAAAATATTCCTCTTCCTAAATGA
- a CDS encoding deoxyuridine 5'-triphosphate nucleotidohydrolase: MLGEKELIKLFPDFKDLVQPSGIDLELDKIYVQTSGGSLIDNEKNLPEIKELEGDIYTLKPHTAYLASIKRKIKIPKGYTMLYLPRSTLLRSFVSVQTAVGDPGFYGTLMFMVYNHGEYDFKIKSGDRIAQAVVYPVEGSGEYNGSYQEAEE; encoded by the coding sequence ATGCTCGGTGAAAAAGAACTCATAAAGCTGTTTCCGGATTTCAAGGACCTGGTTCAGCCGTCCGGAATTGATTTGGAACTTGATAAAATATATGTGCAGACATCTGGAGGCTCACTTATAGACAATGAAAAGAATCTGCCTGAAATTAAGGAACTTGAAGGGGATATCTACACTTTAAAGCCTCACACAGCATACTTGGCAAGCATCAAAAGGAAAATCAAAATCCCTAAGGGATACACTATGCTTTACCTTCCGCGCTCAACACTTTTAAGGTCATTTGTTTCAGTTCAGACTGCTGTGGGAGATCCGGGATTTTACGGAACACTGATGTTTATGGTCTACAATCACGGTGAATACGATTTTAAAATCAAATCAGGTGACAGGATTGCTCAGGCAGTTGTATATCCGGTTGAAGGCTCAGGTGAGTACAACGGCTCCTATCAGGAGGCGGAAGAGTGA
- the dmpI gene encoding 4-oxalocrotonate tautomerase DmpI: MPVITIAGNDTITLEKKREMVKKVSETVAEAYGLPIEAITVLVQPYAKEDIGVAGGLLSDKE, encoded by the coding sequence ATGCCTGTAATTACAATTGCTGGAAACGACACAATAACATTAGAAAAGAAACGAGAAATGGTTAAAAAAGTTAGCGAAACAGTCGCTGAAGCATATGGTCTTCCTATTGAAGCAATAACCGTACTGGTTCAGCCATATGCAAAAGAAGACATTGGAGTAGCCGGCGGACTATTATCTGATAAGGAATAA